ATGCCAAAATCATCAACTATAATGTCGTTAATGATATCTTGTTCGAATGCCGGAATCGATGTGATTTGACTATTCTCAATTGCATTTATCCCATTAAGAGTTCCGATATAAACAGAGTTGTCCTTGGTATAGATGGTGCTAATATGATCGCCTAACAATCCATCATTAACTGTGAATTGGGTCGTCTTTCCTTGATTGATACAAAAAGCTCCGCTATTGTCGGATGCCACCCAAATGTTTCCTTTTTGATCTTCTGTGATTTGATGAATTGTGACACTTGGAATGTCTTTAATTTTTGATAACTCTTGATTTTTATCAATCAGGTACAGTCCGTTATTTTTAGTGCCAATCCATAGTCTATCCGCTCTATCGGAAAATAACGAAATGATAGCATTTGGTATTTCATCATTTTTAGGATGAGGGAAGAATTTTTCGCCATCATATCCAATGATGCCACTTGCACCGGTGCTTAGCCATAGTATTTCATCTGATCCTTGTGCACATTCATAAAAAGTATTGGAGGTCAGATGAGGAATGTTGGTTTGATCATAGCTGTCAAACTTATTGCCGTCAAACTTCTGTAAACCATTGTATGACATCACCCAGAGATAGTCGTCTTTGGACTGAAATACAGAGATGACATTATTTGATACAAGTCCGCTCTTGTTGGTCCAAGTATCTATGGCCAGGTCTTGAAAACCATATTTGGGTTCAAAGCCAATTTTTTGTTTCTCCTCGCCCCGAACATTCTTGAAATGGAATAGAAATAGGCAAATCAAAATCAGGAATATTCTCATAGCTGATAGTCAAAGAGTAGGAAGTAAGAATAGATATAAGGTACAGAATTTTGACTATTTGGGAAAGTCAACAATGAAATTATCCGTTAATAAACAGTGAATTAGCAGCGGTGGGCTACATCGAGAAAGCTTTATTTCACCTTAATATATGATATAGAAGAGAGATCCCAGTCTATCACTAAACCTGAAGCCAATTGATCAGCTACGTTTTTCCCATAAAGGAATTCACATAGGTAAAGAGCAGCTTCAAAAGACTTAGCTCCGCCAGCAGAGGTGATAAATTTACCATCATGAACAAATAAAACTGAATCGTGGATGACCTGACTCGGGTACCTTTCGCGATAGGTATTGATATCTCCAGGAAAGGTTGTCGACTCAATATCTTGCAGCAGTCCGGCTTCCGCCAGTACAAAAGCACCATCGCAGTGCGAAGTAACGAACTGCGCTGATTGTGCTGTTGATTTTACAAAATTTAGCATTAGCGTGTCTCGTAGATCTTTGTCCAAATGGCCTTCTGCACTGGGCACAACCAGAATGTCAATAGGAGGCAAGCTGTCAACTAGATAGTTGAAATCTGGTAAGAGTTTAATCCCTTCAAAAGTGGTGATAGGATCAAGCGTGTTGGCTACCATAAAGACATTCATTGGTTTGATGCTATCTCTGAATATGGTATGGTGAAAGATATCGTACGGAGCGGTCAGTTCAGTATTGAAAGTGCCGTCCATAATTAAGAAGGCCACATTGTAGCGACCTTCTTTTATATTTTCATATCGATCAGTTGCGCTTTCAGAATCTACCCTTATTGTGCATGAAGTACAGATCAATAGACACCAAAAAGCAATAGACTTAATCACTACTGAGGAATAGTTTGGAATTCAACAGGTGCCTCGTTGTCTTTGAACGATGCTCTAGGTTTCAAATTCAAGGTCTGGAACATTTGTTTGTCCATGTCTTCTTCTGGATTTGGAGTAGTCAACAGCTTGTCACCAGCGAATATAGAATTGGCTCCAGCCAAGAAGCATAGTGCTTGCTCTTCGATGTTCATTCTTACTCTACCTGCTGACAGTCTCACCATAGCATTTGGCATGATGATTCTAGCGGTGGCGATCATTCTGATCATTTCCCAGATTGATACTCTTGGCTGATCTTCTAGTGGAGTGCCTTCTACAGGAACCAATGCATTCACTGGCACAGACTCAGGATGTTCTTCCAGTGTGGCTAAAGTGTGAAGCATACCCACTCGATCGTTGTGGCTTTCTCCCATACCGATGATACCACCAGAGCATACGGAGATTTT
The sequence above is drawn from the Reichenbachiella sp. genome and encodes:
- a CDS encoding DJ-1/PfpI family protein gives rise to the protein MIKSIAFWCLLICTSCTIRVDSESATDRYENIKEGRYNVAFLIMDGTFNTELTAPYDIFHHTIFRDSIKPMNVFMVANTLDPITTFEGIKLLPDFNYLVDSLPPIDILVVPSAEGHLDKDLRDTLMLNFVKSTAQSAQFVTSHCDGAFVLAEAGLLQDIESTTFPGDINTYRERYPSQVIHDSVLFVHDGKFITSAGGAKSFEAALYLCEFLYGKNVADQLASGLVIDWDLSSISYIKVK